Proteins encoded by one window of Musa acuminata AAA Group cultivar baxijiao chromosome BXJ2-9, Cavendish_Baxijiao_AAA, whole genome shotgun sequence:
- the LOC135622011 gene encoding uncharacterized protein LOC135622011 has protein sequence MGLKPSRFFWSLIEKPPVTVSEMLQHANQYVTAEALVVGKRMEGKRPRVEQPRGSTSATLVPPRRGLDRQELLLRPSPLPLKASRTEIVLQIREKDYGHDTEDCHDLQNQIEGLIRRGYLGRYLKEPREATPSPKELVERQIDVISGGLAASDNSSAARKAYARSMVKKHPQPEIEPEITFGAREVEHSHHDDALVISIQVANAQVKRVMVDTGSYADVLYFDTFRRLSLTKGDLTPMVSALTGFTGDSISPLGTMALPVTIGEEPRVKTMITTFMVVDLLLAYNIILGRSTLNKLKAVVSTYHRAVKFPTSEGIGEARSDPGESRRCYLAAVTLPGKSHLAQVPNPREGPTTPMLLEPLEWLIEVSLKKSRPDQTVKVGTALPEVDQLHLIDFLRRNADMFA, from the exons atgggtttgaagccttcaaggttcttctggtcgctcatCGAAAAGCCGCCGGTGACCGTCTCCGAAATGCTCCAGCACGCCAACCAGTACGTCACCGCTGAAGCGTTGGTGGTAGGGAAGCGTATGGAAGGCAAGAGGCCAAGGGTGGAACAACCCCGGGGATCAACCTCAGCAACCTTGGTGCCACCCCGCCGGGGGCTTGATCGACAAGAGCTACTTTTGAGGCCCTCGCCTCTTCCCCTGAAAGCCTCCCGCACTGAGATCGTCCTCCAAATTAGGGAAAAAG ACTACGGCCATGATACGGAGGACTGCCATGACCTCCAGAACCAAATAGAGGGGCTGATCCGTAGAGGCTATCTCGGGcgctatctcaaggaaccccggGAAGCTACTCCGAGCCCCAAGGAACTCGTCGAAAGACAAATCGATGTCATCTCCGGGGGGCTTGCGGCTAGCGACAACAGCTCTGCAGCGAGAAAAGCCTACGCTCGTAGCATGGTCAAGAAACATCCCCAACCCGAGATCGAGCCTGAAATTACCTTCGGGGCCAGAGAAGTCGAGCACTCCCACCATGATGATGCTTTGGTAATCTCTATCCAGGTCGCCAACGCTCAAGTAAAAAGAGTGATGGTCGACACCGGAAGCTACGCCGACGTTCTTTACTTCGACACCTTCCGGAGGCTCAGCTTGACCAAGGGAGACCTCACCCCCATGGTGTCTGCACTCACGGGATTCACAGGGGATTCTATATCCCCGCTCGGGACTATGGCCCTCCCTGTCACCATTGGAGAGGAACCAAGAGTGAAGACAATGATAACCACCTTTATGGTAGTTGACCTCCTCTTAGCTTACAACATCATCCTCGGCCGATCGACGCTGAACAAGTTAAAAGCGGTGGTCTCCACCTATCACCGGGCCGTCAAGTTTCCGACTTCGGAGGGGATCGGGGAGGCCCGCAGTGACCCAGGGGAGTCGAGGCGGTGCTATCTCGCAGCGGTCACTCTCCCAGGAAAATCGCACCTCGCTCAGGTCCCCAACCCCCGCGAAGGACCCACAACACCAATGCTGCTGGAGCCTCTCGAGTGGCTCATCGAGGTATCATTAAAAAAGAGCCGACCTGACCAGACCGTTAAGGTCGGAACTGCACTTCCCGAGGTGGACCAACTCCACCTCATAGACTTTCTGAGGAGGAACGCCGATATGTTCGCATGA